The following are from one region of the Quercus robur chromosome 1, dhQueRobu3.1, whole genome shotgun sequence genome:
- the LOC126719509 gene encoding feruloyl CoA ortho-hydroxylase F6H1-3-like: MDPIVATPISESSNITDFVVTNRNGVKGLSEMGLKTLPKQYIQPVEERISTVSNILPQESIPIIDMSNWDEPKVSESICDAAEKWGFFQIINHGVPIEVLENAKDATHRFFNLPAEEKRKFSKENSPSNSVRFGTSFSPEAEKALEWKDYLSMFYVSKDEASVLWPSACKDQVLEYMRGSEPVIQRLLEALMKRINVKEIDETKKSLLMGSKRINLNYYPICPNPELIVGIGRYSDVSTLTILLQDDVGELYVRGNNDSWVHVPPISGSLVINIGDALQIMSNGRYKSIEHRVVANGSKNRISVPIFVNPRPDDMIGPFPEVLAGGEKALYKQVLYSNYVRHFFKKAHDGKKTIEFAKI; the protein is encoded by the exons ATGGATCCAATAGTTGCAACACCTATCAGTGAGTCCTCAAATATCACTGACTTTGTCGTAACAAATCGCAATGGAGTAAAGGGTCTCTCAGAAATGGGACTCAAAACCCTCCCTAAGCAATATATCCAACCTGTAGAAGAAAGGATCAGTACTGTGAGCAACATCTTGCCTCAAGAGTCTATACCCATCATTGATATGTCAAACTGGGACGAACCAAAAGTCTCAGAATCAATCTGTGATGCTGCAGAAAAGTGGGGTTTCTTTCAGATTATCAACCATGGAGTGCCCATTGAAGTGCTGGAGAATGCGAAGGACGCAACACATAGGTTCTTCAATTTGCCAGCTGAGGAGAAGAGGAAGTTTTCAAAAGAGAACTCACCTTCCAACAGCGTGCGGTTTGGCACAAGCTTTAGTCCTGAAGCAGAGAAGGCTCTTGAATGGAAAGATTACCTGAGCATGTTTTATGTGTCCAAGGATGAGGCCTCTGTATTGTGGCCTTCTGCGTGCAA GGATCAAGTTCTGGAATATATGAGGGGGTCTGAACCAGTTATCCAAAGGCTATTAGAGGCACTAATGAAGAGGATAAATGTGAAGGAAATTGATGAGacaaaaaaatctctcttaatGGGTTCAAAGAGGATTAACCTTAACTACTATCCTATATGTCCTAACCCTGAGCTCATCGTGGGAATAGGTCGTTATTCTGACGTGTCAACCCTTACTATCCTCCTTCAAGATGATGTTGGTGAACTCTATGTGCGAGGAAACAATGATAGTTGGGTTCATGTTCCACCTATAAGCGGCTCCCTCGTGATCAATATTGGCGATGCACTACAAATAATGAGCAATGGTCGGTACAAGAGTATTGAGCACCGTGTGGTTGCCAATGGAAGCAAGAATAGGATTTCGGTTCCTATTTTTGTTAATCCTAGGCCAGATGACATGATTGGTCCTTTTCCAGAAGTGCTTGCAGGGGGTGAGAAAGCATTATATAAGCAAGTTCTGTATTCAAATTATGTGAGACATTTCTTCAAGAAGGCTCATGATGGGAAGAAAACAATTGAATTTGCAAAAATATGA